A single genomic interval of Calypte anna isolate BGI_N300 chromosome 3, bCalAnn1_v1.p, whole genome shotgun sequence harbors:
- the LGALS8 gene encoding galectin-8 isoform X1, whose protein sequence is MMSLDGPQKTISNPIIPYVGTILGGLVPGELIVINGAVPDDADRFQVDLQCGSSIKPRADVAFHFNPRFKRSGCIVCNTLEREKWGWEEITYEMPFQKGKSFEIVIMVLKDKFQVSVNKKHLLLYNHRVSLERIDTLGIYGKVHIISIDFVSKSLQGSQPSSLGVTKINTQNGEVPDGSQFGVPYVGRLDTALCPGCTVAIKGEVNKRPKSFAINLKTSDSKDIVLHLNPRVKNKLFVRNSYLNDSWGEEERELADFPFSPGMYFELIIFCEAHQFKVAVNGVHILEYKHRFKQFEKISIVEITGDVQVLDVRSW, encoded by the exons aTCATTCCATATGTTGGGACAATACTTGGCGGTCTTGTTCCTGGAGAGCTGATTGTGATAAATGGTGCTGTTCCTGATGATGCAGACAG GTTCCAGGTGGATTTACAGTGTGGCAGCAGCATAAAACCTCGAGCTGATGTGGCTTTTCATTTCAACCCCCGCTTCAAAAGGTCTGGCTGCATTGTTTGCAACACCCTGGAGAGGGAAAaatggggctgggaggagatcACTTATGAGATGCCATTTCAAAAAGGGAAGTCATTTGAGATTGTCATCATGGTTTTAAAGGATAAATTCCAG GTGTCTGTAAACAAGAAGCACTTGCTGCTCTACAACCACAGAGTTAGCCTTGAAAGAATAGATACTCTTGGAATATATGGCAAAGTGCACATCATAAGTATAGATTTTGTTTCTAAA tcCTTGCAAGGCTCTCAGCCATCATCTCTAGGAGTAACAAAGATAAACACACAAAAT GGGGAAGTGCCAGATGGCTCACAATTT GGAGTTCCTTACGTTGGGAGACTTGATACTGCACTTTGTCCAGGATGCACAGTTGCCATTAAAGGAGAAGTGAATAAAAGACCAAAGAG ctttgcAATAAACCTGAAAACAAGTGACTCAAAGGACATTGTGTTACATCTGAATCCCCGagtgaaaaataaactctttgTAAGGAACTCCTACCTTAATGACAGctggggagaagaagagagggaacTTGCTGACTTCCCTTTCAGTCCAGGGATGTACTTTGAG CTGATCATTTTCTGTGAAGCCCACCAGTTCAAAGTTGCTGTTAATGGTGTTCACATTCTGGAGTACAAGCACCGTTTTAAACAATTTGAAAAGATCAGCATAGTAGAAATCACAGGAGATGTTCAAGTGTTAGATGTGAGGAGCTGGTAG
- the LGALS8 gene encoding galectin-8 isoform X2 yields MMSLDGPQKTISNPIIPYVGTILGGLVPGELIVINGAVPDDADRFQVDLQCGSSIKPRADVAFHFNPRFKRSGCIVCNTLEREKWGWEEITYEMPFQKGKSFEIVIMVLKDKFQVSVNKKHLLLYNHRVSLERIDTLGIYGKVHIISIDFVSKGEVPDGSQFGVPYVGRLDTALCPGCTVAIKGEVNKRPKSFAINLKTSDSKDIVLHLNPRVKNKLFVRNSYLNDSWGEEERELADFPFSPGMYFELIIFCEAHQFKVAVNGVHILEYKHRFKQFEKISIVEITGDVQVLDVRSW; encoded by the exons aTCATTCCATATGTTGGGACAATACTTGGCGGTCTTGTTCCTGGAGAGCTGATTGTGATAAATGGTGCTGTTCCTGATGATGCAGACAG GTTCCAGGTGGATTTACAGTGTGGCAGCAGCATAAAACCTCGAGCTGATGTGGCTTTTCATTTCAACCCCCGCTTCAAAAGGTCTGGCTGCATTGTTTGCAACACCCTGGAGAGGGAAAaatggggctgggaggagatcACTTATGAGATGCCATTTCAAAAAGGGAAGTCATTTGAGATTGTCATCATGGTTTTAAAGGATAAATTCCAG GTGTCTGTAAACAAGAAGCACTTGCTGCTCTACAACCACAGAGTTAGCCTTGAAAGAATAGATACTCTTGGAATATATGGCAAAGTGCACATCATAAGTATAGATTTTGTTTCTAAA GGGGAAGTGCCAGATGGCTCACAATTT GGAGTTCCTTACGTTGGGAGACTTGATACTGCACTTTGTCCAGGATGCACAGTTGCCATTAAAGGAGAAGTGAATAAAAGACCAAAGAG ctttgcAATAAACCTGAAAACAAGTGACTCAAAGGACATTGTGTTACATCTGAATCCCCGagtgaaaaataaactctttgTAAGGAACTCCTACCTTAATGACAGctggggagaagaagagagggaacTTGCTGACTTCCCTTTCAGTCCAGGGATGTACTTTGAG CTGATCATTTTCTGTGAAGCCCACCAGTTCAAAGTTGCTGTTAATGGTGTTCACATTCTGGAGTACAAGCACCGTTTTAAACAATTTGAAAAGATCAGCATAGTAGAAATCACAGGAGATGTTCAAGTGTTAGATGTGAGGAGCTGGTAG